ATATTTTAATAGCGGTGTTGGTGCCTGCTGATGGAAGTTCCCATAGGCAAGTGAGAGCTGCGTATATTTATTTAATGCGTAGCCCAGCGAAGCTCTTGGTTCTAAAGTGTTCTTCGACTGCAAATTGGAGGAGGTTTCTCGTAAGCCGATTTTCCCGATTAAGTTCGGGAGGATGCCGAAGGTCGTTTCCGTAAATACGGCGGTCATCTTGCTATGATACCCGTAGTGATAACCAATGGTTTGTCGGTGATATTCTTCTTGATAATTGGTGTCGAAATATTCTATTCCGCCAATACTTTTAATCTTATTGTTCCAGACCTTACTTAGCATTCCTTTTAAGTGAAGACTTTTTTCTTCATTAGGTAGGTAAACGTCATCGTAGTGCAGCTTATCGGTCAGGTAGCCTAGGCCAATGCCGGACTGGAAAGTCCATCGGTTTCCCAGATTCTGACTGTAACTAATGTTGGCGTAGGCATTGTTGGATTTCTTTTTCAATGGGACAGGTTGCTCATAATTGATGTCTGCTTGGTAAAGTCCCATATTTTCGAAATTGTATGCCCCATAGATATTTAGAAAGCCTTCTTTAAACTGATGGCGATAGATCATTTCTCCGGAGGCGTTTTCATAGGGTTTTGTCCATTTGATATCTGGCGTAATAATTTTGGAATAAGGTTTTAAGTTGGTATAACTGCTGTTGAAGGTGAGGGAGTTTTTGCCCCATTGTAAGGTATGTCCCAAACCTAGTCCAACGGAAGATAGTGAAAACTCTGTTTTGCGTTGTTCTATGGTATTTTCGGTGTTTAGGGCTAGAATGCTGGATAGCGCATTACCAAATTCTGCCGAATAACCACCTGTAGAGAAATTTACGCCTTTAAAGAGCATGGGTGAAAATCGACCCCTTACAGGAACTTCATTTGGTGTTGCGGTGTAAGGTTGGGCTACTCTGATTCCATTGATGTAGGTCTGTGTTTCGGAGGCATCTCCACCGTGAACCATAAGACGTCCATTTTCTCCCCCAACCTGTGCACCGGGCAATGTTGCTAATGCGCTGATGATGTTTCCCATGCTGCCTGCCGTAGTGACAATATCCAATGGACTCATTACCGTGCTTTTTCCGGAGCTATTGGCTTGTAGCACCCCTGCCTGAATCGTGACTTCCTGTAGGCGATTCTCACTTTCTTGCATTTGAATAATCAGCAATTCTTTCTGAGGAAGCTGGATAGACTTACTATATGTTGGGAGGCCCACAACAGACGCTTTCAGCATTTTAGTACCTTGTTCACTAGTTTCAAACATAAAGTTTCCAAGCGAATCAGTCGTGCCGCCATCATAGGTGCCTTCAATAAAAACATTGGCTAAATATATCGGTTTGCCGTTTTTGCCCTGTACTTTCCCTTTTAAGATAGACTGTGCCGATACGATGGTAATACTTAAAAATAGTAAGGTTAATAACAGCTTCATTTTTCTTTAATTTTATTCAAATATCAGCGGCTGTAAATCTTCCTGCGAAAAAGAGTGGACGGAATGTCAAAATATCATGACGAATTGCAGGATTCCAACTTTATGCTGTAAATTGATATCGAAAAACAAAATTTCCTCCATAATAAGTTCCGCAATGGAAAGTGGAGAGCGCGAGAAATTGCTTTTATAAGCATGTACTTATAACGGATATAAAAGTCATTTTACTTTCGTTTGATATTGAAAATAAGAGTTTAAAATAAGTCAGAAAAAATGCGAATAACCATTTTAGATGACTATCAAGACGCTGTCCGAAAGTTGGACTGTTTCAAAATTCTTGATGGTCACGATGTCCAAATATTGAAACAGTCCTATGCAGATCCGGCTTTACTGCCGGAAAAATTGAGCGATACGGAAGCGCTAGTGCTTATCAGAGAGCGGACACGGATTACAGAAGATCTGTTGTCTCAGCTTCCCAAGCTAAAGTTAATTAGCCAGACGGGCAAAATTTCAAACCATTTGGATTTGGCTGTTTGTAGCCGTTTCCATGTGGCTGTTGCTGAAAGTATGGGCTCTCCTGTTGCTCCCGCTGAATTGACTTGGCTTTTGATCATGAATGCCCTCCGTGGTTTACCTAAGGCTCTTTCTGATATGGACAAAGGCCTATGGCAAACGAACATGGGAGAGTGTGTCGCCGGAAAAACAATAGGGATATGGAGCTATGGAAAAATAGGGAAGCGAATCGCGCAATATGCAAAGGCTTTTGGTGCCCAAGTAATTGTTTGGGGAAGCGAAAATTCCCGAGAAGAAGCTGTGGGAGATGGTTTTTTAGCTGCCGCCAGTAAATCCGATTTTTTTCATTTTTCAGATGTTGTTACTTTACACCTTAGGTTAGTGCCTGAGACGCGAGGTGTCGTAAAGCTCGAAGATCTCCGGTCTATGAAGCCGACAGCGCTTTTTGTCAATACCTCTCGTGCTGAGTTGGTTGAAGAGGGGGCACTATTGACCGCGCTCGAGACAGGTGTTCCGGGGATGGCTGCGGTAGATGTCTATGAGTCCGAACCAATCTTTGATCCGAACTATCCATTATTGCAGCTGCCAAATGTACTTTGTACACCCCATATTGGCTATGTGGAGAAAAATGGTTACGAACAATTATTTAGACTTGCTTTTGAGAATATTGTAGCCTTTTCCGGGGGCGATCCACAGCATATCGCTAACCCCGAAGTTTTGACCTGTTAATTAAATGAATCGGCTATATATAGATGAATAATTTTACGCATTTAGAACAACCAACAGGTCGCGTTATTGTGGTTGACGGTAAGGAATATCTTTTTTTTGGTGGAACTTCCTATCTAGGGCTGGCAACAGATAAAGCATATGCTGCTATTTTTATAGAAGGTATACGGCGGTATGGTATCAACAATGGCACTTCACGAAATAATAATGTGCAACAGGCCATATTTGACCAAGCCGAAGAATATGCAGCAAAGCGTTTTGGTTTTGAAGCAAGCCTGTTGCTCTCAAGTGGATATCTGGCAACGCAATTTCTTGTAAGAACCTTGGCGACCGAAGGAGAAGTATTGTACGCTCCCGCCTGCCACCCTTCTTTATGGCTAGATAAGAAGCCTGTCGCGACTGGGCATTTTGTTGAATGGGCCAATGCAACGATCGAGTATATCAATCATTCAGCCCAAACATCATTTATCATCGTTAGCAATAGCTTGGACAATATGCGGCCAGAATTATACGATTTCACGGTTTTCAATCGTATTGATCCGAACAAAAAGATTATATTGCTCTTGGACGATTCTCACGGAATAGGAGTTTTGCGCAAGAATGGCATTTCATTAGATAAGAGTAGTTTTCAACAGGCTAATATTGAGCTGGTTGTCGTCGCATCCTTGGCAAAAGGCCTGGCAACAGATGCTGGATTGATTTTGGCCGATGGAGAACGGATCAAGTATCTCAAGCGATCAAACTTTTATACAGGGGCTTCGCCAAGTTCACCAGCGAGCTTATATGCATTTGTTCATGGAGAGCAGATTTATCTACAGCAATTTGAAAAGCTGCAGTATAATATTAATTCCTTCAGAGAACATGTAGAGCCTGGATTAGACGCTGTTGCTAATTTTCCAGTCTTTTCTTCAATGGATCCAGGCCTTTATACGAGGCTGATGAATGCTGGAATACTGGTTTCAAGTTTTCCTTATCCCCTTGCTACAGATCCCCTATTAAATCGGATTGTGGTAAATGCACACCATACCAAGGCGGATTTGGATCAGCTAAGTCATGCAATTGGCATATATTGATTTTTATATGACAACTAATAAGTCAACATCTTGTAAATTAGATAATTGTTTTTATTTTTGAGGTTTATTTAAGGGTTGGTCGAACGTAATGTCTCGTTAATTGATTGTAAATGTTTGGCTTTTGGAAGCTTATTTATCAAAAAAGTATTTAAATAATTTCCATTACTCATTTTAAAACAATACTTTTGCATCCCCAAACATTAGTTGGCTTAAGGGTTGAAAAATAAATAATTACAGTAAAATAGATATGACTAAAGCAGAAATTATTGCAGAAATCTCTACCAAAACTGGCTTAGAGAAGGTAGATGTTCAAGAAACCGTAGAGGCGTTCTTTAAAGTTGTCAAAAACGCAATGATCGGAGGAGAAAATGTATATGTAAGAGGTTTTGGTAGCTTCGTAGTCAAAAAAAGAGCTGAGAAGACTGCAAGAAACATTTCAAAAAATACAGCAATCATTATCCCAGAACACTTTGTTCCTAGTTTCAAGCCAGCAAAAATTTTCGTAGAGAAAGTAAAGAATGGCAATAAATAATCTTTAAAATAGATTAAAATGGCAAAAACCAAACAGATAATAGTCATAGGATCAGTAGTAGCCTTGGTTGCTGTGCTTTTAGCGCAGCCTATTAAAGGTTTGGTGAACAAAGAAAAACAAACTGCTGCAGCATCTGAGTCGAAGCCGTCCAATGAAGTAAATTTGGAAAATATATCTTCGATGACAAAACAAGGTTTAGATGCTAGTTTAGTCAAAGAAATTTCCGATATTGAGGGCCAAGTTGCAAAAGCTTCTGGAGAGGATAAGATAAAGCTGTTGCAACAGTTGGCAAATAAGTGGGATGATGTCGCAAAACCAGCCCCTCAGGCTTTCATCTATGAGGAAATGGCGAAGGTTTCACCGAAGTTTGAGTATTGGTTGAAAGCAGGTAATGCTTATCGTGCCGCTTATACAAATTTGCAAGATTCTACTTTAGCTCAAGCGTTGAATCAAAATGCTATTCATGCATATGAGGCTGCGTTAAAAGCGAATACAAGTAGTTTAGATGCAAAAACAGGATTGGGTGCCGCAATGGTATCGGGAACGAACAACCCTATGGCAGGTATTGCCTTGTTGCGAGAAGTCGTTGCTGCCGATCCTAAAAACTTAGAAGCAAACAAAACTTTGGGATTGTTTTCATTACAATCCCGTCAGTTTGACAAAGCCATCGAGCGTTTTAAGACCGTTATCGATCAAAAACCCGATGCTGAGTCATACTTTTACTTAGCCACAGGCTATGAAAATATTGGGATGAAAAAGGAAGCCGTTACAGCTTTTCAAAAAAGTAAGGAACTGGCAGCCGATCCTTCCCTATCACAATTCATCGATCGAAAGATTGCCGAATTGAGCAAGTAATTAATTTATTATTTATAATCATTAAAAAATTTAGCTATGCCAAGCGGAAAAAAAAGAAAAAGACACAAGATGGCTACTCACAAACGTAAAAAACGTTTAAGAAAAAATAGACACAAGAAAAAATAGTCTTGTGATAAGCTTTTAAACATCTTGGCCCATTTTGCTGAGATAGCTTTACGAAACGATCTACATGTCTGTGAAGGGGATGTAGATTGTTTTTTTCGTAACAACGTTCTTTAAATGTTTAATCGGATACCCAAGATTGCGATAGGATATTGCATAGGTATCAAAAATGAGTAGCTTTTGGTAAAGGAATTAATTATCGATTCAACTCCTGATAAAGGGGTAACTATTGCTTTACTACAAGATAAGCAGCTTGTTGAACTTAACCGCGAGCCCGCAAACAATAACTTCGCTGTTGGAGATATCTATCTCGGACGTATCAAGCGAATTATGCCTGGGCTTAATGCAGCTTTCGTAGATGTAGGCTACGAAAAGGATGCTTTTCTACACTATTTAGATTTGGGTCCTCAAGTTCAATCTTTGCTAAAGCTTACGCGTATAGTGAAGAATGGCAGTTATCAAGAGAAACTGCTCAATAGTTTAAAACTTGAAAAGGATATCGATAAAGCTGGTAAGATCTCTGATGTCTTGAGCAAAAATATGCTCGTGCCAGTACAAATCGCCAAAGAACCCATTTCAACAAAAGGACCGCGTCTGAGTTCAGACCTTTCAATAGCAGGTCGTTTTGTCGTTTTGGTACCTTTCTCAAGTACTGTTTCCATTTCCAAGCGTATCAAAGGTAGTAATGAACGCAATCGCCTGAAAAAGATTGTCGAAGGAATTAAGCCAGCTAATTTTGGCGTTATCATTCGTACAGTTTCCGAGGGTAAGGGTGTTGAAGAACTACAACGTGACTTATTGGACCTGATCTCAAAATGGGAGCTATTTACCAAACGTCTTCGTAATGCTGAACCGCCTCAAAAGGTTCTTGGCGAAATGGATCGTGCATCCACTATTCTACGGGATATTTTGACAGACGAGTTTTCGCATATTTATGTTAATGATCCTTCGATCTTCGAAGAAACAAAATCATATATACACGATATATCTCCAGACTTGGAGAAAATTGTCAAACTTTATAAACATAAAGAGCCAATTTTTGATCATTTCGGAGTTGAAAAGCAAATCAAGGCAGCTTTTGGCAAAACTGTAACGTTGCCGGGCGGTGCGTATCTCGTTATTGAGCATACCGAAGCCTTGCATGTCATTGATGTCAACAGTGGTAACCGTTCTGCTAATAAGGAGAATCAGGAAGACAATGCATTGCTGGTCAATATGGAAGCAGCAAAAGAAATTGCGCGTCAGCTGCGTTTGCGTGATATGGGCGGAATTGTAGTCATCGATTTTATCGATATGCATAAACCCAATCATCGAAAAGAGTTGTATACGTTCTTAAAAGAATGTATGGTAGCGGATAGAGCGAGACATACAATTTTGCCTCCAAGTAAATTTGGATTGGTTCAAATTACACGTCAGCGCGTTAGACCTGAAATGAATATCGTCACAAACGAAAAATGTCCGGCTTGTGATGGTACAGGTGAAATCCGATCAAGTATTGTCCTCATGGATGATATTGAAAATAATTTGAGCTTTATTCTTCAAGAACAGAACGAAAAGAAGGTGACCTTATGTGTTCACCCTTATATAGACACCTACATTAAGTCTGGTTTGATTTCTAAAAGAATGAAATGGTTCATGAAGTACGGAAAATGGATTAAAGTAAATCCAATGACGTCATATTATCTAACTGAATTCCATTTCTTCAATGCGAAGGATGAAGAAATCAAGTTATAATAGAAAGAGATTAACGAAAAGGGTTAGTAGTGATACTAACCCTTTTTTGTTTTTATATCATTGTACTGTTTATACCCAATGGATAATTATGCCGTCTTTTTCCATTTTGCGGAAGTAAGTCATTTGTCTTTTGGCATAGCGATGTATTTCTGTCTCCAGTTTTGTGGTAAAAGCAGGATAATCGAGCTGTCCAAGAAGATGGAGTGACGCATATTTATACTCCAAACCATAGTATTGAAGTTGCTCGTGTGTAATACCTTCTGTCAAGAGCCCGCACACTTCTGCTAATAAGCCATCATTTAATCGTTGTTTTAATCTTTGGCTAATGTGTTCGCGTCGGATTTCCACTGACGGATTTAATCCGATAACGATGCTATCTACCGTTTGTTGCTGAGCGATGTGATCGGGGTGAGTATCTAAAAATGCTAATATTTCTATTGCGCGGATGATACGTTTTTTGGTCGAAAGATCGATTTGGAAATTCGCGGGTAGTGTATATTCCTGAAGGCGTTTTAACAACTCTGTCTCTGGGAGGGGAAGTAATGACTCCTTGAGGCCTTCGATAGATGGGATCAGCGCATATGGATTTTGTTGGATTACACTTTGGATATATAAGCCTGTACCACCACAAAGGATAGTATGTTTTCCCCTTTCTAGAATGGATTGTCGGGCTTGATGGAAGTCAGCGATAAAGTTTCCGAGATGATAGCGTTCTCCCGGTTCATGGGTGTCGATAAGATGATAGGGAATATCTTGATATTCAGATAGATCTTTTCCCGTACCGATGTCCATTCTTTTATAGATTTGGCGGGAATCTCCACTGATGATTTCAGCATCGATGCGTTGCGCCAGTTGAACGGCTAGTTTCGTCTTTCCTGAAGCTGTAGGTCCTAAGATAACGATAACTTTCTCTTTCGGAACGGTTTGCTGTTCCAAAAGAGAAAGTGTATATTTTAATCTGTCTATCACAGAACAAATTTAGTCCATTTTTCTGTTCCTTCGTTATTTTTTACGACAGTATCGATAAAAGCCATGCCTCTTACGCCATCGTAAACTGTTGGAAAATCTTGTTGTTCAGCTGTCGGAATTTGTCCTTCACGTTTTGCCGTAACTGTTGCCGCAAAATTACGGTAGATATTTGCAAATGATTCTAATAGCCCTTCAGGGTGACCCGCTGGTACACGGGTATTATGTGTTGCAAACGAACTCAACGTATAAGGCGCTGCGTAAGCATTGCCTGTGCGATAAAGCTGACGAGGCTGATCAAGCATTTTGATAATTAAATTGTTCGGATCCTCATTCGCCCATTCCAATCCACCTTTTTCACCATAGATACGGATACGAACCGCATTTTCTTCTCCGGCTGAAATTTGCGAAGCCATCAATACTCCTTTAGCACCATTTTCGAAACGCAAAAGCACCGACCCATCGTCATCCAATAGACGGCCTTCAACAAATGTTGTTAGGTCTGCACATAGCTCTTGGATTTTTAAGCCCGATACATATTCCGCTAAATGCGCAGCATGGGTACCGATATCACCCATAACCAACGATTTACCCGAGCGTTTCGGATCTGCACGCCAAGCAGCTCCTGCATTACCCTCGCGTTCCGTTAAACGACTTAACCAACCTTGTGGATACTCAACAACAATCTTTCTGATCTTACCGAAGTGACCTTCTTTGACCATTGCTTTGGCTTGTTTAACCATTGGGTAGCCTGAATACGTATGGGTAAGGCACAGCGTACGACCAGTACGTTCTACCGTTTCTTGTAATTCTTTTGCTTCTTCAACAGATACTGTCATTGGTTTTTCAACGACAACATCAAAACCTTTTTCTAGCGCTAATTTAGCTGGAGCAAAATGTAAAAAATTGGGTGTTACGATCGTTACAAAATCCATGCGTTCGCCTTCGGGAAGCAAAGATTCTTTTTCGATCATCTCTTCATAGTTTAGATAGACACGCTCAGGAGCTACAAATAAGTCCTCTCCAGATTGTTTTGAAATCTGTGGATCAATACTAAATGCACCACAAACCAGTTCAATCTTGCCATCCATAAAAGCAGCAATACGGTGTACAGCGCCAATAAAGGCATCGTTTCCGCCTCCGACCATACCCATGCGAAGTTTTCTCTTCATAACGTTATTATTTTTGATTATTTATTTTTCAAACTTTTACAGTGTACAATATACACAATTTAGCTTATTTTATGTATAAAATCATCTTGATGCTACCCATATTTTCTTTGGGAAAGCCATGGGGGAACTGCTCCCTAAGCCCCTTTAATTCATCTGTATTTCGATAGGTATACCGCTTTGTTCCTGTGATCCAAAAGTTAATAGGTGCCGTAATTTCTTTAGCAACAAACCCAATTTTTTCGAGCGAAGAGTGTTGGCTCCAATCACGATCGGTGAAAGTCATAATGTCTCCTGGCGAGAAATCGCTACAAAATGCTTTAATTAATTTGCTTAGGCCTCCTATAACATTAATACCTGTTTTATTACAAAAGCGTAATAATTCAAATGAGCGATAGTCTTCATCTTTATCCAGCATTCGGCGTCCTCCAGAGAATACCGCGACCGCGACAAGCTCTCCCTGTTCATAAAGGCCATAACGATACTTGCCGGGAAGAGCGGTTTGTAAATGATGTTCCACGAGGAACTGTAAACTCGTTCCTTTGTCGATCCGGGCAACTACAGTATTGCGTGCGTAGATGCGTTTGTCATTTTTTGTTCTAGAAACAATGCGCCTGACGATCAAATCAAACTTTGTTATTAATTGGTCCTCATCGATATGGATGCAGGGGTCGGAAGTATCACGCCTAACGGATTTGTCGTGAGGGTATAGTAAAATGTTAATTGTTAATTCCGGAGAGGATATTTGTATAAATCCATCAACCTGGCAAAATCCTAATGGGACTTCAAGAGCTTGCTCGAGCCTAAGCTTGAACTGCGTTGACAAATTTAAAAACGAAGGATCCATAAAACAAAAGTAACTTTTATGGAAGTTTTGACGAAATATTCAGTTTTAATAATTATCCGTACCTTTGTACCGAAAAATATAATGGTGCTAGAGGGTATCCTTGTTAAAAAAGTGCAATGACTCGGGGTGAGCAATTAACCTGACATGATCTGAAATAAAATCGTGCTGAAATTACAACAGGTGTCTAGTGATCTTTAAAAGCAAACAACGTGTAACGAACTCAGGTATAGCAATGAGTATCGGCACTTATAAATAATTATAATACATATGAAACTTCCGATAGTGGCGTATGGCGATCCTGTATTAAGAAAGGTCGCTGAAGAAATAGATGAAGACTATCCAGATTTAAAGAAATTGATTGATGATATGTTCGATACCATGTATGCAGCTCATGGTGTTGGGTTGGCAGCTCCACAGGTAGGCTTGCCTATACGGATGTTCGTTATCGACGCAACTCCTTTCGCAGAAGATGATGAAGAAAACAAAGAAGTACTCCAATCGTTCAAAAAAGTTTTCATCAATCCCATCATGGTTGAAGAGTCTGGTGAGAAATGGGCTTTCGGTGAAGGATGCCTGAGTATCCCAGATATTAATGAGGACGTATTGCGTCACAGAAATATTCGCATCAATTACTTGGATGAGAACTTTGAAGAACATGAAGTAGACTTAACAGGTTTGGCTGCCCGTGTGGTACAACACGAATATGATCATATTGAAGGTAAACTATTTACCGACAAATTGAGTGCCTTGAAGAAAACGATGCTGAAGGGTCGATTAGATGCTATCGCGAAAGGAAATATTCGCGTTGGTTATAAAATGAAATTTCCACAGCAAAAGAAAAAGCGTTAGTTCATACTAACGCTTTTTTTTGCGGCTTCTTCGGCATAAAATTGGTTGGAGATCAAGAATATCAGTGTTCTACCTACTGATCCATCCTTTTAATCTATTTTTGAGATCGAATCGGTCATCCAGTAGAGCGTGTTATAGAAATTTCATGCGCGAAGAAGAACATTCCTCAATCCAACCGAGGTAAATATAGACGATATTTAACGGCTGTCATTCGTATTAAAAATACAACAGCAGCCCCAATAAAGGCTGCCCAAGAAAGATCAAAATCGAGATGCACCAGCAAGATATATGTGAGACCTCCACCTAAACAGGCCGTAGCATATACTTCTTTTTTAAAGATTAAGGGGGTTTCGTTGAGTAAGACATCGCGCGTCATCCCCCCACATACCGCGGTGAACATTCCAAAGATAATGGCAGCATAGGTATTGCTTTCGTAATTGAGTGATTTTTGTACCCCTAGGATAGTAAAAAAGCTAATTCCGATGGCATCAAAAAGTGTCAGCGTGCGATAATAACCATACAACTGTTTGTTGAAGACAATGGCAATTAAAATTCCGAGGAAAATAGCAATGAGGTAATTGCTATCATTGACCCATACTGGGCGCAGATTCAAAAATACATCCCGCATCGATCCACCGCCAATGGCTGTCACAAAGCCTAAAAAGGCTGCCCCAAAAATATCAATATCTTTACGTTTTGCCGACAGCGTGCCTGATATTGCAAAAAATAAGGTGCCAAGCAAATCGCTTAGATAAAAATAGTTGGCATCAGTAATCATGGTAATCCTTTTTAAATCATTATATTAAAATCTCCAGTTGACGGTACCCCATATAGCTTAACACCAATGGGGATAAACTTCCCTTTATTGGACAAATTTAGGAGAAATCTTGATAGTTTAAATTCACCGAAAGGCGAATAGCTTTCAAACCCGCGATTCCCTGTACATCCTCCAATTTTAAATGTTCGATGGTATGCTCAATGATGCCCATGTCATAGATTGCCTTTATACTTAACATGAGGTCCTCCAGGATTTCATCCGATAAATAGACAATAGCAATTTTATTGACCTGGGTAAGTCGTTCTTTGGTTCGCTTTATCCGAATTTTGTCTATCCTTTTTTTGATTATTTCATAACGGATATTGAGTGATCCCTCTACATCAAACCTCCGTTCATCTTCCCGGAAGCTGATATCAATGCTATGTGGATTGATAAAAATCAATTGTGTTGTTTCTAAAGCCAAAGGCAGAATATCCTTTGTATGGTAAGCTTTCAGCGCAATTCTAGCCATAGAAATAATTTGCTGACGCCTAAATACATTGATAAATTCGTAGCTAAATGGCTGTTGTGGCGTGATGGATTCGCCGATATAAATATCATATTCAATACCGTCTGTCCTGAATTTTTGAAAATACGATGGGTAATTCCCTTGGATAAAGCTATTGAAATGGTCTAGTTCCTTACCGATCAATTGATTGATCTGGCGTAAAGAAGTTTCAAATTCATTCCTATAAAATTCACCGGTTTCTCGATTGGTGAAAAAATGCTTCGCATAATGTTCAATCACCTCTATTTTTGACGGAAATTGCTTTCTGGCTTCTTCTAAAAATGGCTGTACGTCTTTCCTAAAAAACTCAATGATCTTGACCATCGACTCATCAAAAGAAATATGATCAAGAGATTCTGTAATTTGATCAACACGTGCTGAAAAGGTCATAATCAACTTGTGCTTTCCATCTAAAGAGAGCTCATCAATAAGCATTGCGAGCTGTTTGACCTTGAAGCTAAAGTCTTTCAGAATAGAGGCGTTTCGTATGATCGTGGAGTCTTTTACATCGACAGCACCATAGAGCGGATAGACTTCTTCAAATACAACCGCTTTGATATGCGCATCCCGACTGTCGTTTTCCAGTTCCTGAATGTACTGGGCTGCGATATGGTTAAATTTCCACTGAACCGAGGGCTGTATGGTCGTAAACCGGTTGATGATGATATCGTCGATACGTTTTTTAAATTCT
The DNA window shown above is from Sphingobacterium thalpophilum and carries:
- a CDS encoding 8-amino-7-oxononanoate synthase encodes the protein MNNFTHLEQPTGRVIVVDGKEYLFFGGTSYLGLATDKAYAAIFIEGIRRYGINNGTSRNNNVQQAIFDQAEEYAAKRFGFEASLLLSSGYLATQFLVRTLATEGEVLYAPACHPSLWLDKKPVATGHFVEWANATIEYINHSAQTSFIIVSNSLDNMRPELYDFTVFNRIDPNKKIILLLDDSHGIGVLRKNGISLDKSSFQQANIELVVVASLAKGLATDAGLILADGERIKYLKRSNFYTGASPSSPASLYAFVHGEQIYLQQFEKLQYNINSFREHVEPGLDAVANFPVFSSMDPGLYTRLMNAGILVSSFPYPLATDPLLNRIVVNAHHTKADLDQLSHAIGIY
- the miaA gene encoding tRNA (adenosine(37)-N6)-dimethylallyltransferase MiaA — its product is MIDRLKYTLSLLEQQTVPKEKVIVILGPTASGKTKLAVQLAQRIDAEIISGDSRQIYKRMDIGTGKDLSEYQDIPYHLIDTHEPGERYHLGNFIADFHQARQSILERGKHTILCGGTGLYIQSVIQQNPYALIPSIEGLKESLLPLPETELLKRLQEYTLPANFQIDLSTKKRIIRAIEILAFLDTHPDHIAQQQTVDSIVIGLNPSVEIRREHISQRLKQRLNDGLLAEVCGLLTEGITHEQLQYYGLEYKYASLHLLGQLDYPAFTTKLETEIHRYAKRQMTYFRKMEKDGIIIHWV
- a CDS encoding tetratricopeptide repeat protein yields the protein MAKTKQIIVIGSVVALVAVLLAQPIKGLVNKEKQTAAASESKPSNEVNLENISSMTKQGLDASLVKEISDIEGQVAKASGEDKIKLLQQLANKWDDVAKPAPQAFIYEEMAKVSPKFEYWLKAGNAYRAAYTNLQDSTLAQALNQNAIHAYEAALKANTSSLDAKTGLGAAMVSGTNNPMAGIALLREVVAADPKNLEANKTLGLFSLQSRQFDKAIERFKTVIDQKPDAESYFYLATGYENIGMKKEAVTAFQKSKELAADPSLSQFIDRKIAELSK
- a CDS encoding D-2-hydroxyacid dehydrogenase family protein; this encodes MRITILDDYQDAVRKLDCFKILDGHDVQILKQSYADPALLPEKLSDTEALVLIRERTRITEDLLSQLPKLKLISQTGKISNHLDLAVCSRFHVAVAESMGSPVAPAELTWLLIMNALRGLPKALSDMDKGLWQTNMGECVAGKTIGIWSYGKIGKRIAQYAKAFGAQVIVWGSENSREEAVGDGFLAAASKSDFFHFSDVVTLHLRLVPETRGVVKLEDLRSMKPTALFVNTSRAELVEEGALLTALETGVPGMAAVDVYESEPIFDPNYPLLQLPNVLCTPHIGYVEKNGYEQLFRLAFENIVAFSGGDPQHIANPEVLTC
- a CDS encoding carboxypeptidase-like regulatory domain-containing protein encodes the protein MKLLLTLLFLSITIVSAQSILKGKVQGKNGKPIYLANVFIEGTYDGGTTDSLGNFMFETSEQGTKMLKASVVGLPTYSKSIQLPQKELLIIQMQESENRLQEVTIQAGVLQANSSGKSTVMSPLDIVTTAGSMGNIISALATLPGAQVGGENGRLMVHGGDASETQTYINGIRVAQPYTATPNEVPVRGRFSPMLFKGVNFSTGGYSAEFGNALSSILALNTENTIEQRKTEFSLSSVGLGLGHTLQWGKNSLTFNSSYTNLKPYSKIITPDIKWTKPYENASGEMIYRHQFKEGFLNIYGAYNFENMGLYQADINYEQPVPLKKKSNNAYANISYSQNLGNRWTFQSGIGLGYLTDKLHYDDVYLPNEEKSLHLKGMLSKVWNNKIKSIGGIEYFDTNYQEEYHRQTIGYHYGYHSKMTAVFTETTFGILPNLIGKIGLRETSSNLQSKNTLEPRASLGYALNKYTQLSLAYGNFHQQAPTPLLKYAPQLGWMEANHYIANYFYARGGHLLRLEAYHKEYNNLVKYNSATPNYDTQYDNNGSGKVKGFDLFYKNNSSIKNLQYWISYSYTDSKRNDANYPTTVTPPYVYKHSFYIVGKYWLPSLRSQLSVTNSFVSGRNYNDPNQTVFMNSHTKGYNNLSMSWSFLYSQQKIIHFSVSNVLGASPIYGYQYADRPNSQGIYDRRPIVPTAKRFVFLGYFWTISKNGKDNQLDNL
- a CDS encoding Rne/Rng family ribonuclease, translated to MVKELIIDSTPDKGVTIALLQDKQLVELNREPANNNFAVGDIYLGRIKRIMPGLNAAFVDVGYEKDAFLHYLDLGPQVQSLLKLTRIVKNGSYQEKLLNSLKLEKDIDKAGKISDVLSKNMLVPVQIAKEPISTKGPRLSSDLSIAGRFVVLVPFSSTVSISKRIKGSNERNRLKKIVEGIKPANFGVIIRTVSEGKGVEELQRDLLDLISKWELFTKRLRNAEPPQKVLGEMDRASTILRDILTDEFSHIYVNDPSIFEETKSYIHDISPDLEKIVKLYKHKEPIFDHFGVEKQIKAAFGKTVTLPGGAYLVIEHTEALHVIDVNSGNRSANKENQEDNALLVNMEAAKEIARQLRLRDMGGIVVIDFIDMHKPNHRKELYTFLKECMVADRARHTILPPSKFGLVQITRQRVRPEMNIVTNEKCPACDGTGEIRSSIVLMDDIENNLSFILQEQNEKKVTLCVHPYIDTYIKSGLISKRMKWFMKYGKWIKVNPMTSYYLTEFHFFNAKDEEIKL
- a CDS encoding HU family DNA-binding protein, which codes for MTKAEIIAEISTKTGLEKVDVQETVEAFFKVVKNAMIGGENVYVRGFGSFVVKKRAEKTARNISKNTAIIIPEHFVPSFKPAKIFVEKVKNGNK